tacacatTATTTGAAGCAGGTTTTCCAGTGTTACTACTGAAAACAATGTTTAGCGTATAGAATattcattatataaataaataaacttttctactctaaaatttatataaagataaaagaatataCTTTTTTTACTCTAAGGTAAAAAAATTCGTCCAAAACCatcttgaaaataatttatttcaataatAACCTCTGTGTATTAAGAACAAGGAAACCATCCAgttaaaaatgtctttaatgTAATGTTTCATCGCAGGTTCATTACAATAGGAGCTACCTTTTCTCATGGATTCCCTGGGGCATGGGAACAGTACTGCAATGACAGGGTTCATGTTACTGGGCTTAACAAATGATCCAGTCCTTCGAATCATCCTCTTCATGATCATCCTCTGTATCTACCTGGTGACCATATGTGGGAATCTCAGCACAATCATTCTTATCAGAATCTCTTCTCAGCTCCATCatcccatgtatttttttttgagCCACTTGGCCTTTGCTGACATAGGCTATTCATCTTCTGTTACACCCAATATGCTTGTAAACTTCCTGGTGGAGACAAATACCATCTCCTATCCTGGATGTGCAGTCCAGCTTGGTTCCGTTGTTTTCTTTGGGTCATCTGAGTGCTTCCTTTTGGCTGCCATGGCATATGATCGCTTCGTGGCAATTTGCAGCCCGCTACTATATTCTACCAAAATGTCCACACAAGTTTATGTTCAGTTACTCACAGTGGCTTATGTAGCTGGTTTTCTCAATGCTTGCTCTGTTACtatttgcttctattttttacttttctgtggaCCAAATCAAATCAatcattttttctgtgattttgctCCTTTGGTGGAACTCTCCTGTTCTGACATCAGTATCCCTGCAGCTGTCCCCTCATTTATGGCTGGCTCCATCGTTGTGATCACAGTGACTGTCATAGCTGTATCCTACACCTACATCCTCATCACCGTCCTGAGGATACACTCCACCAAGGGGCGccacaaagccttctccacctgcacGTCCCACCTCACAGCAGTCACTCTGTTCTATGGGACCATCACGTTCATTTACGTGATGCCCAAGTCCAGCTACTCAACTGACCAGAACAAGGTGGTGTCTGTGTTCTACATGGTGGTGATCCCCATGTTGAACCCCCTCATCTACAGCCTCAGGAACAATGAGATTAAGGGGGCTCTGAAGAGAGAGCTTTGTTAAAAAACTTCTCACTTCCTGCTCTGTGCATCCATCCTCCTAAGTTTTTTAATCATTCTTAGGATCATTACTCTGAACTCTTTTTTGGGTAGATTGCCTAtcttcactggagaaggcaatggcaacccattccagtactcttgcctgggaaatcccatggacggaggagcctggtaggctgcaatccatgggtcacgaagagtctgacacgactgagtgacttcactttcacttttcactttcatgcattggagaaggaaatggcaacccactccagtgttcttgcctggagaatcccagggatgggggagcctggtgggctgccgtctatggggtcacacagagttggacacgactgaagcgacttagcagcagcagcagcagcctattttCACATCACTTCTTCTGcagttttatcttgttttttcaTCTGAAACATATTCCTCTGCTGCCTTATTTTAAGCtgctatttatgtttttatatctgtagtgcgtgtgtgtatgctaagttccttcagtcgtgtctgactctatgcaaccctgtagactatagtctgccaggcttgtctgtccatgggattttcccatgggactggagtgggttgtcatgccctcctccaggggatcttccctactcaggggtcgaacccatgtctcttaggtcttcttcattggcaggcaggttctttattactagtgcgtcctgggaagcccatatctgtGGTTGAACCTTGGAGAACTGGCCCTCTGTAGGAGGCATCCTACACATCCCAGCAGTGCATGCTCCTCTCATTCCCCAAGCTATATGCTCTAGGAATCCCCCTAAGAGGGTTGCGTGAGTCCTTCTGTTGTGGTGGGCTGACTATGCCAATAGTCTGGTTGGCTGCCAGGTTCAGCCTTGTATGGAGGCTGCTGGCTGCTGTTTAGCAGGATCTGGTCATGAGATGGCTGGCTGTGGAACCCTATGGGGCCCCAGGGCTAGCAGTGGCTCACTGGTGGGTGGATCCAGGGTCCTGAAGACTCTGGGACTGTTGTCCACCCACTGGGAGGTGAAACCAGGCCCTGGGTTAGTGCTGGTCTACTGGCAGCCACACTCCAGGGTCCAGGGGTCCTGGATCTGATTTCAAATCATTGGTAGGGGGATTTGGGGGTCCTGAAGTTTGCATTGGTCAGCTAATGAGCAGGGCCATGGCCTAGCTTGTCTCAGGTTAGGATCTGGTCTACATTCTCATGTCTGTATCCATGGGTGAGGCTAGTCTAGGGGCTTATGCGGACTTTCTTGTGGGAGGGGCTAGTGGTGAGTGGAGCTGTGTCCTGGGCTGCATCTAGAGGCAGCTGTGGGCTCTTTAGTCTTTAAGCAGCCTGTCTGGAGAAGGCTGGGGCTGTGTCTCCACCCAGCTAGCTGCTTGAACTCAGGTGTCTCAGCACCTGTAGGCTGTTGGGCTAATGAGCTGGAGGAAAATTTCCAAGATGGCGCTCGCCAGCATCAGCCACTACCAGCACCAGCATCTACATGATAGCGTCTGCTCCCAGGAGAGGCTGCTGCCAGTGTCTTTGTCCCCAGAGTGAGCCATAGCTGCCTCCACCGCCTCCAGGAGACTCTCCAGGATCTGCAGGTAGGTCTGGTCCAGGCTCTTACAATTACTGCTCTTGCCTGGGGTCCTGTGGAATTTTGTGGGCACCCTGagaagagtctctgtttccctagCTCTGAGGGGCTCCTGAAATTAAACCCTGTTGACCTTCAAAACCAAATGctctgggggctcatcttcctggTGCTGGACCCCTAGGCTGGGGCTCAGAATTCTTGCTCCTGTGGAAGAACCTCTGCAatataattattctccagtttgtgggtcattgCTCAGCTTGGGGGGTGATGGTGTTTGGTTATATTTTGAATCTGCCCTTTTTACCTATTTTGGTGATTTCTTTATATTGATACAtttagttgtagaagatcttCTCTGGTAAGTTCTAGTCTTTTTCACTGATGGCTGTTGTGCagatagttgtgattttggtgtgctcCTGAGATGGAAGTGAGCTCAGGGTCCTTTTACTTTGCTGTCCTGGCTGCTCTCCCTAAGGTTGAAATGACCTTTGAAGTCATCTTTTCCTGTGTGATGAAGactgctttgttttcctttgtgcttAGCCTCTCTTCACTTACTTATAGTCCAGAGACCTTGTACCTAGCCCCTCAGACCACAGTTTCTGCTGTGCTGACAACTCAGCTTGGGGGTGAAGAGAGAGCTTGCTAGAAATGTGTGttcttaatttgttttttcttttctttttagtatttgaTATAATGATGTaccataaaataataatgaaaggaCAAAGAGTGTCTCTGGTCAAAACATATTGGTCTATATGTTATTAGCTAATGTGAAGGCTCTTAGTAAAGGTCGGGGCTAGATTTTTCCCATATCAGAGAGTAAACTAGAGGCCCTTAAATAAACTGAAATTTAATTCATAATTAGTAACCCAAACTGgttaacatgaaaaaataatcctttgaaaattctttaaagttttattcatattttttcaaaagttgtATTCTGGTACAAGTCAAGGAAAGCTATTGGACTGTCAAAACTTTAAGACTGGGTCCATTTCAAAAGTAGCTTGTCCTGGAATGAGTATGAAAGTTATAGTTATGACTGAGTATATTCTGAGAGGAGACAACCAAGTGGAGCCAGACAGTGAAATTATTAGAGACATTCTTTTTGCATGGATATCTGTTGGAGATGGTGTttttggaccccccccccccaaatctgTTCTGTGTTCTTAGGTCTGACTCCAGCCTAGTTATAGGAGACTTCACAAAGAACAGAGTAGATGCTCCTGACCAAACCTGCTGTGAATTCTGCCAGGTCAAAAACAGGTGATTTCTTTGTGGAAATAAGCAGGGTTCCTGAATTCCTAGGGAGTGATAAACAAGCTCTTTAAGTGACTTGTTTGTGGTCAAATGCACAGCctaattttatgtgttaatttGGCTCGGCTACAGTGACCAGTTGTTTGGTCAAACATGAGTCTAGATATTGCTGGGAAGGTAATTTTTAGGTGTGACTAACATTTAGactttgaataaagcagattacTGTCCAAAATGTGGGTGGCCCTCATCCAATCAGTCGAAAACCTTAGGAGAAAAAACTTAAGTCCTCTTAAAAAGAGGGATTCTGTCTCCAGGCTGCCTCTGGATTCAAGACTGTGACATCAACTCTTTCTGGAATTTCCAGTTTCCTGGACTGTCCCTTGCATTTTGGAATTGTCAGCTCTCATAAATGTGTGAGCCAGTTCCTttaaaaccaccaccatcacagtGGCTCTGTTTTCTCTGGATAATCCCAGCTAATAGAACTCTAAccatctctcctttcccctctcttATTGTCTTACTACTCATTCTCCATATTCCAACCATGGCATAAATCTAACAGATTAATTCCTTTGTTAATATCCCCCAAAGACTTTAAGTAAAGGCAACAATTCTTAACATGTCTTACTAAGTCCTGAATGTGGCCCCTGTTATACTTCTCTCTCAACACTCTTCCTGCACTCCCCAGACTCTCAGACTCTATGTATTATTgatcttcttttaaaaaccataaaTATATCCACATTCTTTGCCACCATAGGACCCTCTCACGTGCAGTAACTCTACTTGAATGCATTTTCCCCCTCACCTGGGTAACATCTACTTAGGCTATCCATACCCACTTAAATGTTTTCCATCCTCCTGGAAACCTTCCTCAGGCTTCAGACCAAATTAAATACACCTGTTACCCCTCTGAAGCACCCTGCATATTTTTAAGAATACTCGGTGCACTTGCAGCTACAGACTCAGTATTTGTTTTCTCCAAAATGCTGGACTCTTCATACCGACACCTTTAATGTCTTGCTTttcctctgtgtctgtttttacaTGATTTCTGGAACATAGTAAGCatcaatgtatatttaaaatgcatgaataaaacattaataaatgaatggatgaatgaagttTTTGCCCTAACATGAACCACTGACTTGGCAGCCTTTGAATCAATTGAATGTCAGCCTGATTCAAattgactgaatgtttgtgtcagATCCTGCTACACCTGTAATAGGCCTTTACACAAACCCATGCGCACCACAATTACACCACTGCCTTGACCCTGTTTAACTCAGATTGGCAACTATCATTTCAGCCTGTCTTAGTAAAAGCTATGTAATCACTCTGCTGAGTAGTGTCTCCCTTTTGTCTTGGCATGGTTGGAGACACAGAGGAGAGTTAGAATTTGTACAAGGCAAATGTTAGCGTAGCAGTAGCAAGAGTGTTAGCAAAGGAGCTAACAATAGGAGATTGTTCATTACCTTCCAGTTACAGTTCTTAGTAATTTACAAGTAGTGACCCAATTAATCCTCAGAATAACCCCAAAAGGTGTTTTTTAATTCATCCTTTTTGGAAGCTGTAACTGAGACACATAAAGGTTAAGCAAAATTTCAGGGTTACAAATATCCTCTTaatattctgatttcttttaaggTACATACTTTCTGTAGTCAGGCAGAATGAGGGGCTCTTTGAAAAATACTTCACCACTAGAGGGACTTTCATTTGTGacacatttcatttctttctgttcaAAGTATGCAGACTTCTACATCTGGATATGTCAGGTGAACTTGTATTAGACCAAATTTCTGTCACAAAATCAATAAGAAGCtagaaaaatattgttaaatgttTGAAGGCATAAACTTCCCATTTCATAGAAGATGAAGTTGCTCTATACCCCTTAGGTTCTCCCTCTTATTAAAAACATCCCTagataaaacaacaaacaaacttAGGAAGATCAtaaagaagatggagaaggaggcAGACTCCTAGGGACTTTACACCCGAGGAAATCCCATAGGCCTGAGTCCCTGTGTTTTCCTATTGCTTGCATACATCCTGGACAGGATGCTGCACAAGCCTCCAACCCAGaaccacaaaaagacaaaaagtgtTCAAAGATAAGTCTGTTCCTGCTAGCCAAGGAACTGGGAAAAGGGTGACCTAACAGAATAGAAAACCTTTTGGCAATACCTGCCCTACTGTAGACAAGTGAGAGGAAAACCATACCTGTCTCCTACCTGCAGGATTCACCGGGGCCAAGTAGGGAGCTATTTTTTACCCGCCTCCCCAACCTTTGATTTGTCTGCTGGGGTATTGTCATGGGGATCCAACAGGGAAATGAACCTCCCCTGGTCATCTGGCAGCAGTGAAAGAATGTGAGGGGGTACTAGTTGGTACTCTACTTCCCTATAATGATGACCCTACCCTTGTAAGTGAGGGCCGAATGGGGATCTGAGTTCCACCACTACCTTCAACAACAGAGCAGTGTGAACCAGCTCTCCACATCCTCCCTTCCCTAGACGCAGGGAGTCCAGCGAGGAACTGACCTTACTTGGAAGAGAGGAGATGTGCAAGGCAGGGGGTGTTACCCTATAATGGGGAAGGAGACAACAGGGCAGTGGGAAAAGCTGAGCTTGTCTCTCACTCAACTGCCAGGAGGCAGTGGGGTCAGCACTCCATTTTTGGCCAAATCTGTGTGCTCAGCAGGAAGCTGAAgtcacacacatacccacacccTAGTAGTTGCTGTGATGGGGGACATCCTTCTATAAAAAGACTGAATCTGATCCAGAGCCTCTTAATATGATATCCTAAATGTCTCTGTTACAATAAAAGTCACTGTCATACCAAGAACTAGAAAAATCACAGTTGGATGAGGAAAGGCAATGTATGCctacatcaaaatgaaaaggatGCTGAAATTATCTGACAAGGATTTCAAGGCGGCAGTAAACAAAGCTTCAACAAGCAATCATTgaaattctatttctttgtttaaaacatttcagcaaagaaataaaattataaaatataaccaAGGGAAATTTCTAGATCTGAAAAACATAATCACTAAAGTTAAAAGGAAACAATGGGATTAAGCAGAAGTGTCAGTACTGTatatgccatctgcatatcttcaCAGACTGAGTCACTGCCCTGGGCCTCAAATAGACAAAGCCAGCAAATCCATAGTGTGTgcacaccacagtgagaagcaagTTGAGAAGGCCTTATACCTCCCCTTGGCAGAAGGCATCTTCATGACTATGAACCCAATGAAGACATAGgaaatcataattaaaataaagctgCCCACCAACACAAAGTCAGCATAAAAGTAGCCATTTCACGAGAGAGTATAGTCACAAGCAAGGCAGATCATAGCCAAGACATCGCAAAAGAAGTGCAGGATGGTGTtggagtcacagaaagacaagttGAATACAATGGTTATGATGCACACAGAAACCAGGAAcctacacatgtatacctgtggcggattcattttgatatttggcaaaactaatacaattatgtaaagtttaaaaataaaataaaattggaagaataaaaaaaaaaaaaaaaagaaaccaggaaCCTAACCACTACCCAATCTGCCAACATCAGTTGAAAGTAGATCTTACTGGTCATGAGGATGGAGTAGTGGAATGGGTTGTAAATAGCAGTGTACCAGTCATAGGCACGGAAGCCATGATGAAGCAGTTATTGCCGGACAGGAAGAACATCTGTGTGGCACACTCAGGAAGGGAAATGGACTTGCTGTCTGATAGCAGGCCCACCATGTAGGGGATGATTACCGTAGTGATACaggtttctttaaaattttttttaactggagggtaattactttgcaatattgtgatgatttttgccatacagcaacagGAATTGCCAtagttgccagtccagtttcgatgcatgatgctggatgcttggggctggtgcactgggacgacccagagggatggtatggggagggaggagggaggagggttcgggatggggaacacatgtatacctgtggcggattcattttgatatttggcaaaactaatacaattatgtaaagtttaaaaataaaataaaattggaagaataaaaaaaaaaaaaaaaaaaagaaaccaggaaCCTAACCACTACCCAATCTGCCAACATCAGTTGAAAGTAGATCTTACTGGTCATGAGGATGGAGTAGTGGAATGGGTTGTAAATAGCAGTGTACCAGTCATAGGCACGGAAGCCATGATGAAGCAGTTATTGCCGGACAGGAAGAACATCTGTGTGGCACACTCAGGAAGGGAAATGGACTTGCTGTCTGATAGCAGGCCCACCATGTAGGGGATGATTACCGTAGTGATACaggtttctttaaaattttttttaactggagggtaattactttgcaatattgtgatgatttttgccatacagcaacaggaattgccataggtatacatgtgtcccctccctcttgatcccctctcctggctccctccccactccatccctctaggttgtcacagagcgccGATTTtgggctccctgcatcatacatcacactcccactggctattttatacatggtaatgtatatgtttcaatgctattctctcacccccctctccttcccctactgtgtccaaaaGCCCATCCTTTATGTCTGTGTAAagatcctttgctgccctgcacacaggatcatcagtactatctttatagattccattgctactgctactgctaagtcgattcagttgtgtccgactctgtgcgactccatagactccagtccaccaggctcccccgtccctgggattctccaggcaagaacactggagtgggttgccatttccttctccaatgcatgaaagtgaaaagtggaagtgaagtctctcagtcgtattcgactcttagggaccccatggactgcagcctaccaggctcctccatccatgggattttccaggccagagtactggagtggggtgccattgccttctccaatagattccatatatacgctttaatatataatatctgTCTTTTgctctgacttactttattctgtataggctctaggttcatccacctcattagaatcggctcaaatgcattattttttgtagctgagtaatattccattgtgtatatgtaagtaGTACAGGTTTCTGAAAATAAGAGACcacagaggaaaaaatacatgggGGTTTAAAGGTTGTGATTGAGCTTTATGGCCACCATTATGGATGCATTTGTGGCTAGGATGGTCATATGGGAAAAGAAAGTCATCACAAAGAGGAGATTTTGCATGTCTGAGAAACTGGAAGATCCCCATAGAAGGAATGTGCTCAGTGTGGTATGATCACCCATCCTCCTGGTGCACACAGCAACTTTCCTCTAAAGTTACAGGATTATTGAGATGAAGACTCTGAGATGAATAGAAACTATCCTATATACCAACGTCACCTAGACTTTAATCAAGGGGAGGGACCTGAGCTTCAGGGCACCTCTTCGTGGGTGAGTCTGAGAATGTGATGCTAAATGCAGTTGACTGAAGTCAAGTTCAGGAATTAGAGTAGTGAGACTGATTCTAGTGTGGGAATCTGCATAAATGACATAGAGTGAGCCCAAA
Above is a genomic segment from Bos javanicus breed banteng chromosome 15, ARS-OSU_banteng_1.0, whole genome shotgun sequence containing:
- the LOC133261199 gene encoding olfactory receptor 5P6-like, whose protein sequence is MDSLGHGNSTAMTGFMLLGLTNDPVLRIILFMIILCIYLVTICGNLSTIILIRISSQLHHPMYFFLSHLAFADIGYSSSVTPNMLVNFLVETNTISYPGCAVQLGSVVFFGSSECFLLAAMAYDRFVAICSPLLYSTKMSTQVYVQLLTVAYVAGFLNACSVTICFYFLLFCGPNQINHFFCDFAPLVELSCSDISIPAAVPSFMAGSIVVITVTVIAVSYTYILITVLRIHSTKGRHKAFSTCTSHLTAVTLFYGTITFIYVMPKSSYSTDQNKVVSVFYMVVIPMLNPLIYSLRNNEIKGALKRELC